The Electrophorus electricus isolate fEleEle1 chromosome 15, fEleEle1.pri, whole genome shotgun sequence genome segment TGAGCTCTTGCCTCAGACCAGACCTGGTTGTCAGCGAAACCCAACAGAGCCTGGAAGTCACCCAATCTAAGTCAGGCTAGCAAATCCTGTCAGGCGGATTATTCTGGGGAATTCTAAGCGTCACTGCTATCACTGGTGCTATTCCTGGTGTAGCATTGACGAAGGAAATGGCATGAGGTCAGTGATCTATGAACAGTTGCCGTTGTGGATCCATATCAGTTTCCACTCATGGAGCCTGACCTATGCATGGTCACTTTGCAGCCATCAGTCTGAACGGACAGGATACATGGTACAGAGGAAGTGAATAGCTGCTGTAAACTTTTAAATGTGCCTAGATATgactttgcttttttgtttccAGAGTCAGCATGGAAGAGACAGAGCTGGTAAAAGTGCGGCTTCAAGCCATTACggtaacattacatttacattacatttacatttacggaatttagcagatgctcttatccagagcgacttacaaaagtactttgtcatttactcatagaatacatccgaGACGGTATAGAAGGTTATATGCAATATACAAATGATATATacaaatgatctagaatactgtagaaatacagggatcactgctgatgcctagatgtacaaaatacataaggtctctcAAGCAATAAacagtataataaacaataagttctagagtttgttaaacaacatcagtgtaataaacaataagtactaatttagtcagtcaatatgggagcagggtcagttgtcatttaaattacTCACATTACTCACTcagcttttattattataaagaaaatatactGAGTATgaagtgtttttatatttaaacttaGTATGTGTATACTCTGAAAATCTGTGGGTTGGGGAGttatgcatacatacaaataaagaatttaatatttaatattggaCAAATATATTTCTATTACTCTGATAAGGTAGCTTTGTAAGTAACAACTCAAGAACACTGATGGTAAGAACAGAGGTGGACTAACAGATTGCTAAACCTTTCCTTTAAGGATCTGTTTGTCATTTaactattttttatatttgtctgtAGAGTAAGAGAAGAATCCAGGAGGATATTGCTTTGAAGCGACAAGAGATTGACAGGGAGAAGCTAAAACTTCAACACCTCAAGGTACCTTCTGTCTTTTACTGAATGGCAGATGTGTAATGTCTTTGTAGAAGGCTGCATGGTTGGAATTTAGGCAGAAATAGAGACTATTGTATAATTCATTGAGGATGCAAGACAATATACCTTTCTGTCAAACAGAAAAAGTCCATGAGGGACCTTTGGCTCATGGGTGACACGAGATCTGCTAATGTCCAGGAGGTCCAGAAAGCTCAGGAGGTGGTCCAACAGACCAAACTACTGCAGAGCAATATTCATCGGTATGTGAACTTTCTCAACCAGAGCTTTTTGCTGTAATATCTTTTGACCGATTTAAGCAAAATTGTTTTGAAGCtatttagaaataataaaaagtatatCAGTCTTGAGTGCAGGTCATGAACTGTTGTGTCATTACAGTTTTGGTTTGGTCACACATGACATGTTAATGTTGAAACtaacattttcagtttgttgGTGCCAGGTATATATTGACTTTGTCTTCTTCCTGTTGTGGCAGGAAGTGAGGGCAGTAGTGCAAATGAACTCTAGTGTCCTACTGATCACAGTTACATTATTCCCAACTTTTAAGGATAGGTTTGCTGTTTTTCAAACCAAAtcttattattaaaattgttttccCATTGCTTATAATCAGGCAGAGCACAACCTTTTTAATAGTGTGAATACTGAGAGATTGGTTCCTGATCTGTAGCTTCTCACTAGGCCCTGCTTAAAAACACATTGTCTGTGCTTTACCAAAGAATTATGCCAACAATGCTTTGTATCAGgttttattgactttattttgcatttcaatAAATCCATTATCTTGGCTACCACTGTGTCAGAAGTAGGAGTTACACCAATGTGATATAATTATTCAAAACGTTTTTCTGAATAAACACATGAAGACACATAATGATACTGTGTGTTTCTGGCATTTGAAATGGAGATTTATTAGGAATGTGGCTTCACCACACCAAATGGCAAAAGCATTAATTCACTCGAATTACTTGTGATATATATTCTTCTAACACTACAAAATAAGACTCCAAAGGTATGGTCCCTAATAGAATCAAATATCCTCATATGCAATGACAATTCATCCCAACTCATCTTATTTACAAAGATATTCTAATAAAGCAATAATGGGAAATCGTCTTaggcaaataaatgtaaagcCATTAATGGCATTCTGAACAGCAGTCTGTTGCTGATGAAGGCATTTGGAGACCACTGTATTATAGGTAGTCATGGTTTCATGTCAGCGAATAAGAATGAAGTATGAGGCAAGAGAGGTGCAAAGACCTATTAGTCATCTGGTCTATATTTGGgaatgtactgtactgtagttttGAGTACCAGAGCTGACAAATACTGGTGTTTGTCTCATTTGTGATGAATTTGTGAAATTGCTGCGATAGATGATAAGACGGTGAAGTCCACGGCACGAATGTCTCAATCTGGTGAGAGTGAACTCGTACACCATCAAATATTTACTCAGATTATGTTTGTCATCTTGCAGACAACCTCATGCTAGTGACCCACTAGCTGTTGCTAGTTTTTTGGGACATTGCCACCATCACAGTTTTAGTAAATGCCAGGGACATTTGAGAGAAGCAATGCCAACCAGCTGACTTACTGGCATCCTAGTGTGCCCTCCTGCTTTACCAGAACCCAGCTGCTGTGCCACACGGAATTGTGAGATGCATGGAGCCAGCCACATAGCCATCCAACAGCAAATTTGTCACATGACCAATGGTCTTCTGTGTCCTGTAGgatagagaaagaaatagaggcTCTGGAGCAAGAAGAGCTTAACATCTCTACAAATGAAGGTCTAATTCTAAAGAGGCTGAAATCCATTGAGAAGTCAACAGAGGAAATAATTAAGGTAGTCAATGATTACATTTCTGCATGTTGCATTCTGAAATATAGTTTCTAACAATGCAATTTCGCTTGAAATAATTTCCAAAAAGCAGTTCTGTTTTTTGAACAGAATAGAGTTGAATGAAAGATAAAGATTTGAGTACTCTTCATATAAAGATGAGTAGTGTTAAATCATGGTATTAAAAGATACAGACAAATCAGTGgtatcttaattaaaacatgccATATTTGTTCACAATTTAACAGAAAATTCAAAATTATGTCTCCTTCCAGGCAGCAAATGCAAATTTTAATTCAGGTAAGGGAACACGATCGCAAAATTAGGCATCTGTTTAAGTGGTGCCTTTTGAAATAAGCCTACTGTTAGCTATATTGCTCAACTTTGGGGTGGGGttgtcaaatgtttttttttgtcaactttttctttatttttatttatttttttttattaaaacagagACAGCACCTGTTTACACAGGAAATCCAGAAATGGGAAAGTTATATACATCTTTAAACCTGAAGAAACAACCAACCCCAGATTCAGGAGCCCAAACTGACCAACACAAACCTGGTGAAAACTGAATTATAAATGGATGATCAATGGTTCAGTTGATTAATTTGCTGATGGATTCAGTTGCATCAGAGATTATATCAGAAGTTATACTAGAAAAGTGTATATCTGCAACTTGTTTTTTGAAGAGGTTGGACCTCATTATGTAGAGACATCGCTTTCTCTTCCTGTCAATCTTTGcattgtctctctttctcacacagccTTGTTTGCCATGGAGATCAATGTGCAGAAGGACCTGCGCACGGGCCAATCCCATGTCCTCTCCTTCTCAACTGTGTCCCCTCAAGAGCTTCAGCAGAGGGGTATCAAGGTGTACGATGACGGTCGCAAGTCAGTGTTTGCACTCCGCTCTGATGCCAGCCAGCGTAGTGGCAATGGAGTGGCTGAGCTCAGTGCCAGGGAGGTGGAGGATCTCCTCAAGCAGGCAACCAAGATGAAAAAGAGGCCCCAGGGACACAGTAGTGAGCCTTCATCCCCAATGAACTACAGCTGCTCACTGGTCCACAGCATGCCTCACATACACCACGCTAGTCACCACACCAG includes the following:
- the palmda gene encoding palmdelphin: MEETELVKVRLQAITSKRRIQEDIALKRQEIDREKLKLQHLKKKSMRDLWLMGDTRSANVQEVQKAQEVVQQTKLLQSNIHRIEKEIEALEQEELNISTNEGLILKRLKSIEKSTEEIIKAANANFNSETAPVYTGNPEMGKLYTSLNLKKQPTPDSGAQTDQHKPALFAMEINVQKDLRTGQSHVLSFSTVSPQELQQRGIKVYDDGRKSVFALRSDASQRSGNGVAELSAREVEDLLKQATKMKKRPQGHSSEPSSPMNYSCSLVHSMPHIHHASHHTSGCPEPFVVDKTTWPELRRDRGVQYPGQELHGPAHMFQPYDGETQFYHINNGNSHGHEMYRAGPRHGCGPCYDLRDTQRGALCVDPDMTNWPPSSCSDNSKPSILNTLPSDEPVTMIFMGYQPTDNDHQSSKGSIRAELVVIGEGEEDPSPCAASYHHSSVGLHQNRNTNNTTPRQDSEGALSNPPATASWMDTRTQEQSTWSLGDQL